The following are encoded in a window of Natrononativus amylolyticus genomic DNA:
- a CDS encoding WD40/YVTN/BNR-like repeat-containing protein, which produces MTGRCFLSTTPTGVARLTVDDGRVDTHLTDETVHALAAGSAGSDLVLAGTVDTGVFRSRDRGERWSRSGLAGESIYSLAVAPSDSDRWYAGVRPSGLYRSDDGGETWAECESFRDIRGRRLWRSPASPPFTAYVSALAVSPADPDLLVAGIEYGAVVRSTDGGRTWSTHRRRAIRDCHALVWHATDGDCVYEGGAGVPRRPGAYSIDGGRTWTKPGGGLDRGYGVAVAAHPARPEV; this is translated from the coding sequence ATGACCGGTCGTTGTTTTCTCTCGACGACGCCTACCGGGGTCGCCCGGCTCACCGTGGACGACGGGCGTGTCGACACCCATCTCACGGACGAGACGGTCCACGCGCTAGCTGCCGGCTCTGCCGGATCGGACCTCGTCCTCGCCGGCACGGTGGATACGGGGGTCTTTCGTTCGCGTGACCGGGGCGAACGCTGGAGCCGTAGCGGGCTCGCGGGAGAGAGCATCTACTCGCTCGCCGTCGCGCCGAGTGACTCCGACCGGTGGTACGCCGGCGTGCGACCTTCGGGGCTCTATCGTTCGGACGACGGCGGGGAAACCTGGGCCGAGTGCGAGTCGTTTCGGGACATCCGCGGACGGCGCCTCTGGCGATCGCCGGCCTCGCCGCCGTTCACCGCGTACGTCAGCGCGCTCGCGGTTTCGCCGGCCGATCCCGATCTCCTCGTCGCCGGCATCGAGTACGGCGCGGTGGTTCGAAGCACCGACGGTGGCCGGACGTGGTCGACCCACCGGCGACGGGCGATCCGGGACTGTCACGCGCTCGTCTGGCACGCTACCGACGGCGACTGCGTCTACGAGGGCGGCGCCGGCGTCCCCCGCCGGCCCGGCGCTTACAGCATCGACGGCGGGCGAACGTGGACCAAACCCGGCGGCGGCCTCGATCGCGGGTACGGAGTGGCCGTCGCCGCCCATCCCGCCCGTCCGGAGGTGTAG
- a CDS encoding phosphatase PAP2 family protein, which translates to MSRGVGEFGPIQETIPEWAALVVALVTQLGDVWFLALVVGLLYWVRGSERDDAAVVVGFTVAGLSLISALKHVFALPRPDQPLVLLETLPWMIQPLYEATAMASGYGFPSGHALMTTVVYVTLAHRLSIGTHRQRFAVAGTIIAAVCVSRIALGVHYLVDIVAGVGVGLAFVLIGEWLLARIAVDQGTVAFTLAVVFSASNLLVGGADTDGVLLLGTALGAFAGWQLIVLGRRLVDCERPSAAVRPLALHGGLALGAVVPLVGALETFPLLSLPAAGGAVGLAVGAFITVPIARHSRFVQRFLTALGFWSRMAALGVRYVLTPATWRRTYTQGRAYVGRLRQ; encoded by the coding sequence ATGTCCAGAGGCGTCGGCGAGTTCGGCCCGATCCAGGAGACGATCCCGGAGTGGGCGGCGCTCGTCGTCGCGCTCGTCACTCAGCTGGGCGACGTCTGGTTTCTCGCCCTGGTCGTCGGACTGCTCTACTGGGTTCGTGGGAGTGAACGCGACGACGCAGCGGTCGTCGTCGGCTTCACCGTCGCGGGCCTCTCGCTCATCTCGGCGCTCAAACACGTCTTCGCCTTACCCCGTCCCGACCAGCCGTTAGTCCTGCTCGAGACCCTGCCGTGGATGATCCAGCCGCTGTACGAGGCGACGGCGATGGCTAGCGGGTACGGCTTCCCGAGCGGGCACGCGCTGATGACGACCGTCGTTTACGTCACGCTGGCTCACCGCCTCTCGATCGGAACGCACCGCCAGCGATTCGCCGTCGCCGGTACGATTATCGCCGCTGTGTGTGTCTCACGCATCGCCCTCGGGGTGCACTACCTCGTCGATATCGTCGCCGGCGTCGGCGTCGGCCTCGCGTTCGTCCTGATCGGAGAGTGGCTCCTCGCACGAATCGCGGTCGATCAGGGGACGGTCGCGTTCACACTCGCGGTCGTCTTCAGCGCGAGTAACCTCCTCGTCGGCGGGGCCGATACCGACGGCGTCCTGCTACTGGGAACGGCCCTCGGTGCGTTCGCCGGCTGGCAACTCATCGTCCTCGGACGGCGACTCGTCGACTGCGAGCGACCGTCAGCGGCCGTTCGTCCGCTCGCTCTCCACGGCGGTCTCGCTCTCGGGGCAGTCGTCCCCCTCGTCGGTGCCCTCGAGACCTTCCCGCTGCTGTCGCTCCCCGCCGCCGGCGGAGCGGTGGGTCTCGCCGTCGGCGCGTTCATCACGGTGCCGATCGCTCGCCACTCCCGATTCGTCCAGCGGTTCCTCACGGCCCTCGGGTTCTGGTCAAGGATGGCCGCCCTCGGTGTGCGCTACGTCCTCACACCGGCGACGTGGCGTCGGACGTACACCCAGGGACGAGCGTACGTCGGGCGACTTCGCCAGTGA
- a CDS encoding AAA family ATPase, with the protein MAHIEFVGPPGAGKSTLYRGLVARPSSPVVPADNATRRLLCTTLGERPAAIYRWLPDRVKRRLERELLEYRLRYRALQELARDRPAFLAAIADASDTATYDQLHLHRMWIDVTARYYIGMRALDDGALLALDEGFVHRAVSFAWRESDAEAVRRYVRTMPEPGLVVSVDTPVETCLARQRTRDDVVVERPWAEGEARAIQERLHTLCSEVVDQLGDDVPVVEIDGTDPVDAGARAIEAAITDELATVHRRGGTPARPWASPDRDGES; encoded by the coding sequence ATGGCACACATCGAGTTCGTCGGACCCCCTGGTGCGGGGAAGTCGACGCTCTACCGGGGGCTGGTGGCCCGGCCCTCGTCGCCGGTCGTCCCGGCCGATAACGCCACTCGGCGGCTGCTGTGTACCACACTCGGTGAGCGACCCGCTGCGATCTATCGCTGGCTTCCCGACCGCGTCAAACGCCGCCTCGAGCGTGAGCTACTCGAGTACCGGTTGCGGTACCGGGCGCTCCAGGAACTCGCTCGTGATCGCCCCGCGTTTCTCGCGGCGATCGCCGACGCGTCCGATACCGCAACGTACGACCAGTTGCACCTCCACCGGATGTGGATAGACGTCACGGCGCGGTATTATATCGGCATGCGGGCACTGGACGACGGCGCGCTGCTGGCGCTGGATGAGGGGTTCGTTCACCGGGCGGTCTCGTTCGCCTGGCGTGAAAGCGACGCGGAGGCGGTCCGGCGGTACGTACGGACGATGCCGGAGCCGGGACTCGTGGTGTCCGTCGACACGCCGGTGGAGACGTGTCTCGCCCGCCAGCGGACCCGCGACGACGTGGTTGTCGAGAGACCGTGGGCGGAAGGGGAGGCGCGCGCGATTCAAGAGCGGCTACACACGCTGTGTTCGGAGGTCGTCGACCAGCTGGGTGACGACGTCCCTGTGGTCGAGATCGACGGGACGGACCCCGTCGACGCCGGCGCGAGGGCGATCGAAGCGGCGATCACGGACGAGCTGGCGACCGTTCACCGACGGGGCGGGACGCCCGCACGCCCGTGGGCCTCGCCGGATCGCGATGGGGAGTCGTGA
- a CDS encoding pyridoxamine 5'-phosphate oxidase family protein, producing MPEFRGVWDREAVTAFLREVTIPLRLATRRPDGSLWVVPLWYRYRDGGFECATAADAHVVGFLETDPAVGFDVSTNAVPYRGVRGNGTATLAPDTNKDTLRALLERYLGGTETPLAERLLDEDREEVRIRLEPATVYSWDYTARMRSADE from the coding sequence ATGCCAGAGTTCCGCGGCGTCTGGGATCGGGAGGCGGTCACCGCATTTCTCCGAGAGGTAACGATTCCGCTTCGACTCGCGACCCGGCGGCCGGACGGGTCGCTGTGGGTGGTGCCGCTGTGGTATCGCTACCGCGACGGCGGCTTCGAGTGTGCGACCGCCGCCGACGCCCACGTCGTCGGCTTCCTCGAGACCGACCCCGCCGTCGGCTTCGACGTCTCGACGAACGCGGTTCCCTACCGTGGGGTGCGCGGTAACGGCACCGCCACCCTCGCGCCCGATACGAACAAGGACACCCTGCGGGCGCTCCTCGAGCGGTATCTCGGCGGCACCGAGACGCCGCTTGCGGAGCGGCTGCTGGACGAAGACCGCGAGGAAGTTCGCATCCGCCTCGAGCCCGCGACCGTGTACAGCTGGGATTACACCGCACGGATGCGTTCCGCCGACGAGTGA
- a CDS encoding AI-2E family transporter, which translates to MDRGRGFLLSLLVIVSLFVFLIIRPFLEYVLLGLILAYVLFPLHVRLADALERYTPIEHFSDHLSALTLIAGSLVAVVVPLTYVLVAFVADLQELAAGETGLETGVIETQLAEAMGVTVDLEEVVALGGEWLFGVFFGDVSGLFATILHFSLGGALLLFLVFYLLVDGPALVAWLTEASPLSPTVSETLIAQIDRTTWGAVVGHAFAAVVQALVAGIGFYVVGLPNVVFWTFVMVILAFLPLIGVFIVWAPAAGYLYLIGEPGAAAFLTLYGLLIVSFIDYYVRPIVIDSRAQLNPAVILIGVFGGVYTLGFVGLFVGPILIGVLVAIVETFRTEYYAAEDDRELERPQSAETGAVTSSFEESEEHRTPQ; encoded by the coding sequence ATGGATCGTGGGCGCGGGTTTCTTCTGAGCCTGCTGGTGATCGTCTCACTGTTCGTGTTCCTGATCATCCGGCCCTTCCTCGAGTACGTGCTGCTGGGGCTGATCCTCGCGTACGTCCTCTTTCCGCTCCACGTTCGTCTGGCCGACGCTCTCGAGCGCTATACGCCGATCGAACACTTCTCCGATCATCTCTCGGCGCTGACCCTGATCGCGGGTAGTCTCGTCGCGGTCGTGGTGCCGCTCACCTACGTACTGGTCGCGTTCGTCGCAGACCTCCAGGAACTCGCCGCCGGTGAGACGGGTCTCGAAACCGGCGTGATCGAAACGCAACTCGCCGAGGCGATGGGCGTGACCGTCGACCTCGAAGAAGTGGTCGCTCTCGGGGGCGAGTGGCTGTTCGGCGTGTTCTTCGGTGACGTCTCGGGGCTGTTTGCGACGATACTGCACTTCTCGCTCGGCGGGGCGTTGCTCCTGTTTCTAGTCTTTTACCTCCTGGTCGATGGGCCCGCGCTCGTGGCGTGGCTCACGGAGGCGAGTCCGCTCTCGCCGACGGTCAGTGAGACGCTCATCGCCCAGATCGACCGCACCACGTGGGGCGCCGTCGTCGGTCACGCCTTCGCCGCGGTCGTCCAGGCGCTGGTCGCCGGGATCGGCTTCTACGTGGTGGGCCTCCCGAACGTGGTGTTCTGGACATTCGTCATGGTCATCCTGGCGTTCTTGCCGCTGATCGGAGTGTTCATCGTGTGGGCGCCTGCGGCGGGGTACCTGTACCTGATCGGCGAACCCGGCGCGGCGGCCTTTCTGACCCTGTACGGGTTGCTCATCGTGAGCTTCATCGACTACTACGTACGACCGATCGTGATCGACTCGCGCGCCCAGCTCAACCCCGCGGTGATTCTCATCGGCGTCTTCGGCGGCGTGTACACCCTCGGGTTCGTCGGCCTGTTCGTTGGCCCCATCCTCATCGGCGTCCTCGTCGCCATCGTCGAGACCTTCCGCACGGAGTACTACGCCGCCGAAGACGACCGGGAACTCGAGCGTCCGCAGTCCGCTGAGACCGGAGCCGTCACTAGCTCGTTCGAAGAATCCGAGGAGCACAGGACTCCACAGTGA
- a CDS encoding helix-turn-helix domain-containing protein: MSAHSIHHDTEVDPDDDPTALLAEIRLTHPQLALQASLRGCPNVVVTPDYESTDQATSTETVFFTARGPEDQLTAFEDALDDDPTVTNTDRVGVYSDRCVYRTELTDEVLHFMPLTVRTLGRVLNRECDIEGWTLSLRFPGREELLEFNRLCTDAGISVHVLALLETNTGTEDDVLGLTPKQQQLLAKAYESGYFETPRRVSQLELAEEADVSKSAISQRLRRSIGALCHSTLPNVTLPEESSR; this comes from the coding sequence ATGAGTGCCCATTCCATCCACCACGATACGGAGGTCGATCCGGACGACGATCCGACAGCGTTGTTGGCGGAAATCAGGTTGACCCACCCACAACTCGCCCTTCAGGCGTCACTCCGTGGCTGTCCGAACGTCGTGGTGACACCCGACTACGAGTCCACCGATCAGGCAACCTCGACGGAGACAGTGTTCTTTACTGCACGGGGGCCGGAGGACCAACTGACCGCGTTCGAAGACGCTCTCGATGACGATCCAACGGTCACGAACACCGATCGCGTCGGCGTCTACTCGGATCGGTGCGTTTACCGAACCGAACTGACGGACGAGGTCCTCCACTTCATGCCGCTGACGGTACGAACACTCGGTCGTGTGCTCAACAGGGAGTGCGACATCGAGGGATGGACGCTGTCACTGCGGTTTCCCGGGCGGGAGGAGTTGCTCGAGTTCAATCGACTCTGTACGGACGCGGGAATTTCGGTACACGTACTGGCGCTTCTCGAGACGAATACCGGGACGGAAGACGACGTTCTCGGTTTGACACCGAAACAGCAACAACTGCTCGCGAAGGCTTACGAGAGCGGCTACTTCGAGACCCCGCGACGGGTCTCGCAACTGGAGCTGGCAGAGGAAGCCGACGTGTCGAAATCGGCGATCTCCCAGCGGTTGCGCCGGTCGATCGGCGCGCTGTGTCACTCGACGCTTCCGAACGTCACGCTACCGGAGGAGTCGTCACGGTAG
- a CDS encoding HalOD1 output domain-containing protein, with the protein MSVSDSGALPVHAEHDWAEIAPSIAIVDAVAAIEDVDPREVSTVLGTTLYEQINPDALDTLATEGELAITFSIGEYTVRVDGNRVTIDRE; encoded by the coding sequence ATGAGTGTGTCAGACAGCGGAGCACTGCCCGTCCACGCCGAACACGACTGGGCGGAGATCGCTCCGAGTATCGCGATCGTCGATGCCGTCGCAGCCATCGAGGACGTCGATCCGAGAGAGGTCTCGACTGTCCTCGGGACGACCCTCTACGAGCAGATCAACCCCGACGCGCTGGATACGCTCGCGACCGAGGGCGAGCTCGCGATCACGTTTTCGATCGGCGAGTATACGGTTCGCGTCGACGGCAACCGCGTGACGATCGACCGCGAGTAG
- a CDS encoding cupin domain-containing protein has protein sequence MATKSNTQNGPVQAVELYQFDGADVWQEGDDRAQIRGYFPLSPGTPNASEVSGDDLMLVCIEIEPGNYLPSHRDSNEELLLVTAGTVEATIGEESVELSNGACAIVPEMVPHGLRNTGETTARVVGVFPNDELTATFEETLMPFGTDVVTIGGDTS, from the coding sequence ATGGCTACAAAAAGTAACACGCAGAACGGCCCCGTCCAGGCGGTCGAACTGTACCAGTTCGACGGGGCAGACGTCTGGCAAGAGGGCGACGACCGGGCGCAAATACGCGGCTACTTCCCGCTCTCGCCGGGTACGCCGAACGCCAGTGAGGTGTCCGGAGACGACCTCATGCTCGTCTGCATCGAGATCGAACCCGGAAACTACCTCCCGTCCCACCGGGATAGCAACGAGGAACTCCTCCTCGTCACCGCCGGAACGGTCGAGGCGACGATCGGCGAGGAGTCGGTGGAACTCTCGAACGGCGCGTGTGCGATCGTCCCCGAGATGGTTCCTCACGGACTGCGAAACACGGGCGAAACGACGGCACGCGTCGTCGGGGTCTTTCCGAACGACGAACTGACGGCGACGTTCGAAGAGACTCTGATGCCGTTCGGAACCGACGTGGTCACCATCGGCGGCGACACCAGCTGA
- a CDS encoding halocyanin domain-containing protein, which produces MESIDRRTILKTIGAGVALGTTTGVVAAQDDDEEPDYGEWFDDVENYEETEDLTDDEEVTVEVGTGDDGFEFEPPAIRISQETTVTWEWTGEGGVHNVVHAPEDEEEEEIDDATEADEPVFESDLEDEEGVTFEHDFEDDEPGTYLYVCEPHRTQGMKGAVVLEE; this is translated from the coding sequence ATGGAATCAATTGACAGACGAACGATACTGAAGACGATCGGCGCGGGTGTCGCTCTCGGAACGACCACCGGAGTCGTCGCCGCCCAGGACGACGACGAGGAACCGGACTACGGCGAGTGGTTCGACGACGTCGAGAACTACGAGGAGACCGAGGACCTGACCGACGACGAGGAAGTCACCGTCGAGGTCGGAACCGGCGACGACGGGTTCGAGTTCGAGCCACCCGCGATTCGGATCAGCCAGGAGACGACCGTCACCTGGGAGTGGACCGGCGAGGGCGGCGTCCACAACGTCGTGCACGCTCCCGAAGACGAAGAAGAGGAGGAGATCGACGACGCAACCGAGGCGGACGAGCCCGTTTTCGAGAGCGACCTCGAGGACGAGGAGGGGGTCACGTTCGAACACGACTTCGAGGACGACGAGCCGGGGACGTACCTCTACGTCTGTGAACCCCACCGCACGCAGGGGATGAAAGGCGCAGTCGTCCTCGAGGAGTAG
- a CDS encoding LLM class flavin-dependent oxidoreductase, whose translation MSEPLHFNLFTMNSVEHVSPGTWTIPGDQSHRYTDREYWTEVARTAERGGLDAIFFADVRGIYDVYGDSRDPAIRRAIQTPSNAPQALVPAMAEVTDHVGFAITRSTSYTHPYQLARELSTLDHVTDGRIAFNIVTSYLESAAENLGLEGRVDHDERYDRADEFMAVCYRLWEGSWEDDAVVRDREAGTYTDPEKVSAIDFEGEYFSVPGPHGCEPSPQRTPVLYQAGSSDRGREFAARNAEAVFVSQPTKAATRDYVTDMRERAASHGRDPDSLKFFPGIVVITGESEAIAREKYETYTEHVSVEGTLSLLSGFLDMDLSELEADQPIEHIETEAIQGAMNAFTTNDEREWTVGEAARFAGLGSTSPVIVGSPEQVADELESWREEVGVDGFNLKEVTRPGTLRNFVDLVVPVLRERGLIRESYERETLRENVLGRRRLADEHPGRQM comes from the coding sequence ATGAGCGAGCCGCTGCACTTCAATCTCTTCACGATGAACTCCGTCGAGCACGTCTCGCCGGGCACCTGGACGATTCCCGGTGACCAGTCCCACCGCTACACCGACCGCGAGTACTGGACCGAGGTCGCTCGAACGGCCGAACGCGGCGGCCTCGACGCCATCTTCTTCGCCGACGTCCGCGGCATCTACGACGTCTACGGCGACAGCCGCGATCCAGCGATTCGGCGGGCGATCCAGACCCCTTCGAACGCCCCACAGGCGCTGGTGCCCGCGATGGCCGAGGTAACCGACCACGTCGGCTTCGCGATCACCCGCTCGACCTCCTACACCCACCCCTACCAGCTCGCCCGCGAGCTCTCGACGCTCGATCACGTCACCGACGGCCGGATCGCCTTCAACATCGTGACGTCGTACCTCGAGAGCGCGGCCGAAAACCTCGGCCTCGAGGGTCGGGTTGACCACGACGAGCGCTACGACCGCGCCGACGAGTTCATGGCGGTCTGCTATCGGCTCTGGGAGGGCTCCTGGGAGGACGACGCCGTCGTCCGCGACCGCGAGGCCGGCACCTACACCGACCCCGAAAAGGTGTCGGCGATCGACTTCGAGGGCGAGTACTTCTCGGTGCCCGGCCCCCACGGCTGTGAACCCTCCCCCCAGCGGACGCCCGTCCTCTACCAGGCAGGGTCCTCCGACCGCGGCCGCGAGTTCGCCGCTCGAAACGCCGAGGCGGTGTTCGTCTCCCAGCCGACGAAGGCGGCGACCCGCGACTACGTAACGGACATGCGCGAACGCGCCGCGAGTCACGGCCGAGACCCCGACTCGCTCAAGTTCTTCCCCGGGATCGTCGTCATCACCGGCGAGAGCGAGGCTATCGCCCGCGAGAAGTACGAGACCTACACGGAACACGTCAGCGTCGAGGGCACCCTCTCGCTGCTGAGCGGCTTTCTCGACATGGACCTCTCGGAACTCGAGGCCGACCAGCCGATCGAACACATAGAAACCGAGGCCATCCAGGGGGCGATGAACGCCTTTACGACGAACGACGAACGCGAGTGGACCGTCGGCGAAGCGGCCAGGTTCGCGGGACTGGGTTCGACCTCGCCCGTAATCGTCGGTTCGCCCGAACAGGTGGCCGACGAACTCGAGTCCTGGCGCGAGGAGGTCGGCGTCGACGGCTTCAATCTCAAGGAGGTTACCCGGCCGGGTACGCTTCGGAACTTCGTCGACCTCGTGGTCCCGGTTTTGCGCGAGCGTGGCCTGATTCGGGAGTCCTACGAAAGAGAGACCCTCCGCGAGAACGTACTCGGACGTCGACGGCTGGCCGACGAGCACCCCGGACGGCAGATGTGA
- a CDS encoding carboxylate--amine ligase → MASSFQSTADLCDALTARSFDRPPALVANAHITGCSVARALAAHDVPVIALDRNGDGVGPYTDAVVTAGAVSFPLEDPEAFRADVERIAAVLEHEPVAFPCMDEWVHAFAGSEPDGVRRPFADRSVIEAVLDKESLYALAEELEVPYPETYRLSEVDPETAADRLGYPFVVKPARKREFEELLGTNVVEVGDAAEFEEVVSRADEAGVRVMAQEKVPIATGKDRSFASYVAPDGETTGVVGNARVRYPRAYGTSCVVDTVSDPVLEERARSILETAGYHGISEAEFVYDETREEYVLLDINTRPWKWISMPVEAGANLPYAAYAEAVGEPYDSGPVEETRWVYLRDYLAGLASDPTATDVLSNDEWRALLSGEFETAQGLTTGVYRPSDPGPTLQLLETEFGGPDYYCSC, encoded by the coding sequence ATGGCCAGTTCGTTTCAGTCGACAGCAGACCTCTGTGATGCCCTCACAGCGAGATCGTTCGATCGCCCGCCAGCGCTCGTCGCCAACGCCCACATCACGGGCTGTAGCGTCGCGCGGGCGCTCGCCGCCCACGACGTTCCGGTTATCGCCCTCGATCGCAACGGCGACGGGGTCGGGCCGTACACCGACGCCGTCGTCACAGCGGGCGCGGTAAGCTTTCCCCTCGAGGACCCCGAGGCGTTTCGCGCGGACGTCGAACGCATCGCCGCCGTCCTCGAGCACGAGCCGGTCGCCTTCCCCTGTATGGACGAGTGGGTTCACGCCTTCGCCGGCAGCGAGCCTGACGGCGTCAGGCGTCCCTTCGCCGACCGGAGCGTAATCGAGGCCGTCCTGGACAAGGAGTCGTTGTACGCCCTCGCCGAGGAACTCGAGGTTCCCTACCCCGAGACGTACCGCCTTTCGGAGGTCGACCCGGAGACGGCCGCCGACCGACTCGGCTACCCGTTCGTCGTCAAGCCCGCGCGCAAACGCGAGTTCGAGGAGCTACTGGGGACGAACGTCGTCGAGGTGGGCGACGCCGCCGAGTTCGAGGAAGTCGTTTCCCGCGCCGATGAGGCGGGTGTGCGGGTGATGGCCCAGGAGAAAGTCCCGATCGCGACCGGGAAGGACCGGTCGTTCGCCTCCTACGTCGCCCCCGACGGGGAGACGACAGGCGTCGTCGGCAACGCCCGCGTCCGATATCCACGCGCCTACGGCACCTCCTGTGTCGTCGACACGGTGTCCGACCCCGTTCTCGAGGAGCGCGCCCGTTCGATCCTCGAGACCGCGGGCTACCACGGGATCAGCGAAGCCGAGTTCGTCTACGACGAAACCCGCGAGGAGTACGTCCTGCTCGACATCAACACCCGCCCCTGGAAGTGGATCTCGATGCCGGTCGAAGCCGGCGCGAACCTCCCCTATGCAGCGTATGCCGAGGCCGTCGGCGAGCCCTACGACTCCGGTCCGGTCGAGGAGACGCGGTGGGTCTACCTCCGGGATTACCTGGCGGGACTCGCGAGCGATCCCACCGCTACCGACGTCCTCTCGAACGACGAGTGGCGGGCGCTGCTTTCGGGCGAGTTCGAGACCGCCCAGGGGCTGACCACCGGCGTCTACCGACCCTCCGACCCGGGCCCGACACTCCAGTTGCTCGAGACGGAGTTCGGCGGTCCCGACTACTACTGTTCGTGCTGA
- a CDS encoding DUF7503 family protein produces MSDLQPSAGKQFVEYLKAHPRALGALFTLCLLASQTGSVAAANGGAIS; encoded by the coding sequence ATGTCCGACTTACAACCATCGGCCGGCAAGCAGTTCGTTGAGTACCTCAAAGCCCACCCACGCGCGCTCGGTGCGCTGTTCACGCTCTGTCTGTTAGCTTCCCAGACCGGCAGCGTGGCGGCAGCCAACGGCGGCGCGATCTCGTAG